One region of Armigeres subalbatus isolate Guangzhou_Male chromosome 3, GZ_Asu_2, whole genome shotgun sequence genomic DNA includes:
- the LOC134220533 gene encoding phenoloxidase-activating factor 2 codes for MKVAFVVAAMAVAVATAQSIDKIYFPENETSILDFANRASFDEVVTPDPLGPNSPTLAPMTLTTAQGEKCTCVPYFMCKPEAEFADQNKFNEIDVNYNPESCQDVLDVCCRAADSLVVPMNNTPGVVSNRKPTGCGLRNIGGIDFTLTGNFNNEAGFGEFPWTVAIIKTSDGSSHCGGSLIHPNLVLTGAHCVQGYRRGDLKIRAGEWDTQTTKERLPFQERTVIRVNSHPDYNPRTLASDVAVLELESPITLADHINVVCLPPNNYDTRRSDCFASGWGKNQFGKAGRYSVIMKKVPLPLVESSTCERQLQATRLTSRFRLHQTFICAGGEPGVDTCEGDGGAPLVCPIGPANENRYTQMGMVAWGIGCHGKVPAVYSNVMRFRSWIDNVVRTLGFDVSVYDATQSQFSALFA; via the exons ATGAAGGTGGCTTTTGTGGTAGCGGCAATGGCCGTTGCAGTTGCAACGGCTCAATCGATCGATAAGATATATTTCCCAGAAAATGAAACATCGATTCTGGATTTTGCGAACCGAGCAAGCTTCGACGAAGTGGTAACACCAGATCCGCTAGGG CCTAATTCGCCGACGCTAGCCCCAATGACATTAACCACAGCCCAAGGAGAAAAATGCACCTGCGTTCCTTATTTTATGTGCAAGCCCGAAGCAGAATTCGCTGATCAAAACAAGTTCAACGAGATCGATGTCAA CTACAATCCGGAAAGCTGCCAAGATGTTCTGGATGTATGCTGTCGGGCTGCAGATTCATTGGTGGTTCCCATGAATAATACACCGGGAGTAGTCTCAAACCGAAAACCTACTGGATGTGGTCTCAGAAACATTGGTGGTATAGATTTCACGCTTACTGGAAATTTC AATAATGAAGCTGGCTTCGGTGAATTCCCTTGGACTGTTGCCATTATCAAAACTTCCGACGGCTCTAGCCATTGTGGAGGTTCGTTAATCCATCCCAACCTGGTACTTACGGGAGCGCACTGCGTCCAAGGCTACCGCAGAGGAGATCTTAAAATTCGAGCCGGCGAATGGGACACGCAAACGACGAAGGAACGGTTACCTTTCCAGGAACGAACGGTTATCCGTGTCAATAGCCACCCCGATTACAATCCAAGAACATTGGCTTCGGATGTGGCCGTCTTGGAATTGGAAAGTCCCATAACCTTAGCTGACCACATCAATGTGGTATGCCTGCCCCCTAATAACTACGATACCCGGCGATCCGACTGCTTTGCTAGTGGTTGGGGAAAGAACCAATTTGGTAAAGCGGGCCGTTACAGCGTGATCATGAAAAAGGTCCCTCTTCCCTTGGTGGAATCGTCAACCTGCGAACGCCAACTGCAAGCGACACGTCTAACGTCCCGATTCCGGTTGCATCAAACGTTCATCTGCGCTGGAGGTGAGCCCGGTGTCGACACGTGTGAAGGAGATGGCGGTGCTCCGCTGGTGTGTCCGATTGGCCCTGCTAATGAGAACCGATATACCCAGATGGGAATGGTGGCCTGGGGAATCGGATGCCACGGTAAAGTCCCAGCAGTTTATTCTAATGTGATGAGATTCCGATCTTGGATCGACAATGTGGTGAGAACGCTTGGCTTCGATGTGTCCGTTTACGATGCCACGCAATCGCAGTTCTCCGCACTGTTCGCATAA